One window of Syngnathus acus chromosome 16, fSynAcu1.2, whole genome shotgun sequence genomic DNA carries:
- the ibtk gene encoding inhibitor of Bruton tyrosine kinase isoform X3, with translation MKDRPPHVVLTNADPTEVYTWGNNTNFSLGHGNQESRQHPELVDVFPRTGVYIKQVVLCKFHSVFLSQKGQVFTCGHGQGGRLGHGDEQTYLVPRMVKGLMSQHCSQVAAAKDHTVVLTEEGNVYTFGLNTYHQLGLTPPPASAHVPKQVVSKTLKGKTIIGVAAGRFHTVLWTREALYTMGLNGGQLGCLLDPNGEKCVTVPRQVSALHHKDVNIAMAAACSGATVIVTEKGDVYLLTDYQCKKMASRQLNIKKVLVSGGNLDHRVNRKILSECGGEKLSILALDEAGRVFCWRSSGSSMRHCRWAYGRQVFMSDIALSKNGMMFVTQDGEGFSGVWAGEYKKFGEKKEMNVEVCGHSNFGSVFERIRLEKLPYVHRAVSITMDSNGRNFGVLQVDPKASLYEIPSISSPSFATHFKKLLEEAEEMDSIHDVTLQAGNRTFPAHKYILSMRSEFFRKQFMAEHCGIEDIDKEVKKSEDAVGCDLLVLENIAPEMLEYALHFIYTDNCELLVHGAQPRHHGSLMEQSQDSEEERLISSLQTLGLRGRSALEIYHSLPLAAKGDCNKATSKGSKPSKKGKGKSDKGTHERGDNPVKTLQAVAKKLGLGILSARLDGVKYEGGKIHVIDKKTGNKFKFNQNKCSYLCDVTLKSEDGKEFPCHKSVLCARQEYFHSMLSSSWIEATACTALQMPTTSDVLLVILEYIYTDDCPTIKESTNVVFVCNVLAVADQLLITRLKEMCEVVITENLTLKNAAELLEFASMYNAEQLKLSCFQFIVLNMAVLLESKALDCLSDEVLLELSTAYKGMIPAMRRRIVTPYPDAPDLRTYEDEDFDFAFSSKLESELDQSSREVLLKKAKMKAKKKPRRRSDSSGGYTLSDIIQSPPATAVSPCLVKARKGTSTESLQELLTSDSEGSCMGLGSPRDVQSPVFHDRAVEERVLCPRMKTPPGTLTREGHPPPPSSGPKDIPKTLHGPSHPPPVLDLRTIMDMEANSVKTLKAAPKSLASVTTLCKYSPGSTKLSQKQRKMLSLANKETTVESTASKPTITPCKNSSGKTWATSLQSQPSPCSFRALLEEEENILIRAGQPGTHRGQSTQAFPVSVTPVSRRVAFKSTDSSEVEKPGPWVKAAVGSPPLPSLVTFASIVEEEQQQEAALIRSREKPLALIQIEERAIQDLLFHYKAYDNPDELILVERASPCPMAAPIWNKH, from the exons ATGAAGGACCGACCACCTCATGTTGTGTTAACAAATGCTG ACCCGACTGAAGTTTATACATGGGGAAATAATACTAATTTCAGCCTTGGGCATGGTAATCAAGAGAGTCGACAGCACCCCGAACTTGTGGATGTGTTTCCCAGGACTGGAGTTTATATTAAGCAG GTGGTGCTTTGCAAGTTCCATTCAGTGTTTCTGTCTCAAAAAGGTCAGGTCTTCACTTGTGGACATGGTCAAGGAGGACGGCTTGGACATGGAGATGAACAGACTTACCTG GTTCCCCGAATGGTGAAGGGCCTGATGTCCCAACACTGTTCTCAGGTGGCGGCAGCTAAAGACCACACAGTGGTGCTGACCGAAGAAGGCAATGTTTACACTTTTGGACTCAACACTTACCACCAGCTCGGGTTGACTCCTccacctgcttcggcacatgttCCTAAACAG gtGGTTTCCAAGACACTAAAAGGGAAGACTATAATTGGAGTCGCAGCTGGCAGGTTTCACACAGTTCTTTGGACTAGGGAGGCACTTTATACAATGGGACTCAATGGAGGGCAACTTG GTTGCCTGTTGGATCCCAATGGGGAGAAATGTGTAACAGTCCCACGGCAGGTATCTGCTCTGCACCACAAGGATGTCAACATAGCAATGGCTGCCGCATGTAGTGGCGCTACTGTGATAGTGACGGAGAAAGGAGATGTCTACTTGTTGACTGACTACCAGTgcaaaaaaatggcatcaaG GCAGCTCAACATCAAaaaagtcttggtcagtggtGGAAATCTCGACCATCGTGTGAACCGCAAGATTCTAAGTgagtgtgggggggaaaagttGTCCATTCTGGCTTTGGATGAAGCTGGTCGG GTGTTCTGTTGGCGCTCCTCAGGTAGCTCGATGAGACATTGCCGGTGGGCGTATGGGCGCCAGGTTTTCATGTCCGACATTGCTCTCAGCAAAAATGGCATGATGTTTGTGACTCAGGACGGGGAGGGATTCAGTGGCGTGTGGGCTGGTGAATATAAAAAGTTTGGTGAGAAAAAAG AGATGAATGTAGAGGTTTGTGGACATTCAAACTTTGGCTCAGTGTTTGAGCGAATTCGTCTGGAAAAGCTTCCCTACGTTCACAGAGCTGTCAGTATCACCATGGACTCCAACGGTCGAAATTTTGGAGTGCTTCAAGTTGACCCCAAAGCTAG TTTATATGAGATTCCCAGCATCTCTTCACCCTCCTTTGCCACACACTTCAAGAAACTTCTGGAGGAAGCAGAAGAAATGGACAGTATCCATGATGTAACACTTCAAGCTGGAAATCGCACCTTCCCAGCTCACAAATATATCCTGTCGATGAGGTCTGAGTTCTTCCGTAAACAGTTTATGGCTGAGCATTGTGGGATTGAGGATATTGATAAAGAAGTGAAGAAGAGCGAAGACGCTGTGGGCTGCGACTTGTTAGTTTTGGAGAACATTGCACCGGAAATGCTGGAGTACGCCCTGCACTTCATCTACACAGATAACTGTGAGCTCTTGGTGCACGGGGCGCAACCTAGACACCATGGATCCCTGATGGAACAAAGCCAG GATTCAGAGGAGGAGAGGCTTATCAGCAGCCTGCAGACCTTAGGTCTTAGAGGTCGATCAGCACTGGAAATCTACCACTCCCTTCCCCTTGCAGCCAAAGGTGATTGTAACAAGGCCACAAGCAAAGGCTCCAAACCCAGCAAAAAGGGGAAAGGTAAAAGTGACAAAGGTACCCATGAAAGAGGGGACAACCCAGTAAAAACTTTACAGGCGGTAGCAAAGAAGCTCGGCCTGGGCATCCTGTCTGCACG ACTGGATGGTGTCAAATATGAGGGCGGAAAGATCCATGTTATAGACAAGAAAACTGGCAACAAATTTAAgttcaatcaaaataaatg TTCCTACCTATGTGACGTTACTCTGAAATCAGAAGATGGCAAAGAGTTCCCGTGCCATAAAAGTGTCCTCTGTGCGAGACAAG AATACTTCCATAGTATGCTGAGCAGTTCATGGATTGAG GCTACAGCTTGTACTGCACTTCAGATGCCCACCACCTCAGACGTTCTGCTTGTCATTCTCGAGTATATTTACACAGACGATTGTCCCACCATTAAAG AGTCTACAAATGTGGTTTTTGTCTGCAACGTACTTGCTGTAGCAGATCAGCTGCTGATCACACGATTAAAGGAAATGTGCGAGGTTGTCATCACAGAGAATT TAACCCTGAAAAATGCAGCAGAGCTGCTGGAATTTGCCTCCATGTACAACGCAGAGCAACTTAAACTCTCCTGCTTCCAGTTCATTGTGCTGAACATGGCTGTGCTACTAGAGTCAAA AGCACTGGATTGTCTtagtgatgaagtgcttctgGAGCTTTCTACAGCCTACAAGGGGATG ATCCCAGCAATGCGTAGGAGAATTGTCACTCCATATCCTGATGCCCCAGATCTGAGGACGTACGAAGATGAGGATTTTGACTTTGCCTTCAGCTCGAAACTAGAATCTGAACTGGACCAATCCAGCAG GGAAGTACTATTAAAGAAAGCCAAGATGAAGGCCAAAAAGAAACCAAGGCGACGCTCTGACAGCTCAGGAGGTTACACTCTGTCTGATATTATTCAAAGCCCCCCTGCTACAG CAGTTTCCCCATGCCTGGTGAAGGCACGAAAAGGCACCTCCACAGAGTCACTGCAGGAGCTGCTCACGTCAGACTCTGAGGGGAGCTGCATGGGCCTGGGTAGCCCCAGAGATGTGCAGTCACCAGTATTTCATGACAGAGCTGTG GAGGAGAGGGTCTTGTGTCCGAGGATGAAGACTCCACCCGGTACATTAACAAGGGAAGGCCACCCACCTCCCCCTAGCTCTGGTCCAAAAGATATTCCAAAGACCCTTCATGG ACCTTCCCATCCACCTCCAGTCTTAGATCTTAGAACCATCATGGACATGGAAGCTAACTCTGTCAAGACCCTTAAAGCAGCTCCTAAAAGCCTCGCAAG TGTCACTACCCTCTGCAAATATTCTCCTGGTTCTACAAAATTGTCCCAAAAGCAAAGGAAGATGTTGTCCTTGGCCAATAAAGAGACCACTGTGGAGTCCACGGCATCTAAACCAACCATCACGCCTTGCAAGAACAGTAGTGGGAAGACCTG GGCAACATCCCTCCAATCCCAACCCTCACCTTGCTCATTTCGGGCACTGctcgaggaggaggagaacatACTCATCAGAGCGGGGCAGCCTGGAACTCACAGGGGTCAAAGTACTCAAGCGTTCCCTGTCAGTGTCACACCTGTTAGTAGGAGAGTGGCGTTCAAATCCACTGACAGCAGTGAGGTGGAGAAACCTGG GCCTTGGGTGAAGGCAGCAGTCGGTagcccacccctcccctccctggtGACCTTTGCCTCCATCGTagaggaggagcagcagcaggaagcGGCACTAATCCGCAGCCGAGAGAAACCACTGGCACTCATCCAG ATTGAAGAGCGGGCTATTCAAGACCTTCTGTTCCATTACAAGGCTTATGACAACCCTGATGAGCTGATCTTGGTGGAGAGGGCCTCCCCGTGCCCCATGGCAGCCCCAATATGGAACAAACACTGA
- the ibtk gene encoding inhibitor of Bruton tyrosine kinase isoform X2, with protein MNLELSECTPKCRSLQHANEVTAAITSGSEGQLRAFLTSHCHNAATLRDEFGRTALHLAASLGKKALLEWLLENKKADLTVKDKESGWTALHRSVFYGQIHCLLSLVKHGGVLSTQDKDGLSTLDLVMKDRPPHVVLTNADPTEVYTWGNNTNFSLGHGNQESRQHPELVDVFPRTGVYIKQVVLCKFHSVFLSQKGQVFTCGHGQGGRLGHGDEQTYLVPRMVKGLMSQHCSQVAAAKDHTVVLTEEGNVYTFGLNTYHQLGLTPPPASAHVPKQVVSKTLKGKTIIGVAAGRFHTVLWTREALYTMGLNGGQLGCLLDPNGEKCVTVPRQVSALHHKDVNIAMAAACSGATVIVTEKGDVYLLTDYQCKKMASRQLNIKKVLVSGGNLDHRVNRKILSECGGEKLSILALDEAGRVFCWRSSGSSMRHCRWAYGRQVFMSDIALSKNGMMFVTQDGEGFSGVWAGEYKKFGEKKEMNVEVCGHSNFGSVFERIRLEKLPYVHRAVSITMDSNGRNFGVLQVDPKASLYEIPSISSPSFATHFKKLLEEAEEMDSIHDVTLQAGNRTFPAHKYILSMRSEFFRKQFMAEHCGIEDIDKEVKKSEDAVGCDLLVLENIAPEMLEYALHFIYTDNCELLVHGAQPRHHGSLMEQSQDSEEERLISSLQTLGLRGRSALEIYHSLPLAAKGDCNKATSKGSKPSKKGKGKSDKGTHERGDNPVKTLQAVAKKLGLGILSARLDGVKYEGGKIHVIDKKTGNKFKFNQNKCSYLCDVTLKSEDGKEFPCHKSVLCARQEYFHSMLSSSWIEATACTALQMPTTSDVLLVILEYIYTDDCPTIKESTNVVFVCNVLAVADQLLITRLKEMCEVVITENLTLKNAAELLEFASMYNAEQLKLSCFQFIVLNMAVLLESKALDCLSDEVLLELSTAYKGMIPAMRRRIVTPYPDAPDLRTYEDEDFDFAFSSKLESELDQSSREVLLKKAKMKAKKKPRRRSDSSGGYTLSDIIQSPPATVSPCLVKARKGTSTESLQELLTSDSEGSCMGLGSPRDVQSPVFHDRAVEERVLCPRMKTPPGTLTREGHPPPPSSGPKDIPKTLHGPSHPPPVLDLRTIMDMEANSVKTLKAAPKSLASVTTLCKYSPGSTKLSQKQRKMLSLANKETTVESTASKPTITPCKNSSGKTWATSLQSQPSPCSFRALLEEEENILIRAGQPGTHRGQSTQAFPVSVTPVSRRVAFKSTDSSEVEKPGPWVKAAVGSPPLPSLVTFASIVEEEQQQEAALIRSREKPLALIQIEERAIQDLLFHYKAYDNPDELILVERASPCPMAAPIWNKH; from the exons ATGAATCTGGAATTGTCAGAATGTACTCCAAAATGCCGCTCATTGCAGCATGCAAATGAGGTGACAGCAGCAATAACGAGTGGCTCGGAAGGACAGTTGCGAGCTTTCTTAACATCACACTGCCACAATGCAGCAACTTTGCGGGATGAATTTGGCCGTACAGCATTGCACCTGGCTGCCTCACTGGGAAAGAAGGCCTTACTGGAGTGGCTGCTGGAAAATAAGAAGGCTGACTTGACAGTGAAGGACAAAGAATCAGGCTGGACTGCTCTGCACCGCAGTGTCTTCTATGGACAGATCCACTGTCTTCTTTCCCTTGTCAAG CACGGTGGAGTCCTCTCCACTCAGGATAAGGACGGTCTTTCAACTCTGGACCTGGTGATGAAGGACCGACCACCTCATGTTGTGTTAACAAATGCTG ACCCGACTGAAGTTTATACATGGGGAAATAATACTAATTTCAGCCTTGGGCATGGTAATCAAGAGAGTCGACAGCACCCCGAACTTGTGGATGTGTTTCCCAGGACTGGAGTTTATATTAAGCAG GTGGTGCTTTGCAAGTTCCATTCAGTGTTTCTGTCTCAAAAAGGTCAGGTCTTCACTTGTGGACATGGTCAAGGAGGACGGCTTGGACATGGAGATGAACAGACTTACCTG GTTCCCCGAATGGTGAAGGGCCTGATGTCCCAACACTGTTCTCAGGTGGCGGCAGCTAAAGACCACACAGTGGTGCTGACCGAAGAAGGCAATGTTTACACTTTTGGACTCAACACTTACCACCAGCTCGGGTTGACTCCTccacctgcttcggcacatgttCCTAAACAG gtGGTTTCCAAGACACTAAAAGGGAAGACTATAATTGGAGTCGCAGCTGGCAGGTTTCACACAGTTCTTTGGACTAGGGAGGCACTTTATACAATGGGACTCAATGGAGGGCAACTTG GTTGCCTGTTGGATCCCAATGGGGAGAAATGTGTAACAGTCCCACGGCAGGTATCTGCTCTGCACCACAAGGATGTCAACATAGCAATGGCTGCCGCATGTAGTGGCGCTACTGTGATAGTGACGGAGAAAGGAGATGTCTACTTGTTGACTGACTACCAGTgcaaaaaaatggcatcaaG GCAGCTCAACATCAAaaaagtcttggtcagtggtGGAAATCTCGACCATCGTGTGAACCGCAAGATTCTAAGTgagtgtgggggggaaaagttGTCCATTCTGGCTTTGGATGAAGCTGGTCGG GTGTTCTGTTGGCGCTCCTCAGGTAGCTCGATGAGACATTGCCGGTGGGCGTATGGGCGCCAGGTTTTCATGTCCGACATTGCTCTCAGCAAAAATGGCATGATGTTTGTGACTCAGGACGGGGAGGGATTCAGTGGCGTGTGGGCTGGTGAATATAAAAAGTTTGGTGAGAAAAAAG AGATGAATGTAGAGGTTTGTGGACATTCAAACTTTGGCTCAGTGTTTGAGCGAATTCGTCTGGAAAAGCTTCCCTACGTTCACAGAGCTGTCAGTATCACCATGGACTCCAACGGTCGAAATTTTGGAGTGCTTCAAGTTGACCCCAAAGCTAG TTTATATGAGATTCCCAGCATCTCTTCACCCTCCTTTGCCACACACTTCAAGAAACTTCTGGAGGAAGCAGAAGAAATGGACAGTATCCATGATGTAACACTTCAAGCTGGAAATCGCACCTTCCCAGCTCACAAATATATCCTGTCGATGAGGTCTGAGTTCTTCCGTAAACAGTTTATGGCTGAGCATTGTGGGATTGAGGATATTGATAAAGAAGTGAAGAAGAGCGAAGACGCTGTGGGCTGCGACTTGTTAGTTTTGGAGAACATTGCACCGGAAATGCTGGAGTACGCCCTGCACTTCATCTACACAGATAACTGTGAGCTCTTGGTGCACGGGGCGCAACCTAGACACCATGGATCCCTGATGGAACAAAGCCAG GATTCAGAGGAGGAGAGGCTTATCAGCAGCCTGCAGACCTTAGGTCTTAGAGGTCGATCAGCACTGGAAATCTACCACTCCCTTCCCCTTGCAGCCAAAGGTGATTGTAACAAGGCCACAAGCAAAGGCTCCAAACCCAGCAAAAAGGGGAAAGGTAAAAGTGACAAAGGTACCCATGAAAGAGGGGACAACCCAGTAAAAACTTTACAGGCGGTAGCAAAGAAGCTCGGCCTGGGCATCCTGTCTGCACG ACTGGATGGTGTCAAATATGAGGGCGGAAAGATCCATGTTATAGACAAGAAAACTGGCAACAAATTTAAgttcaatcaaaataaatg TTCCTACCTATGTGACGTTACTCTGAAATCAGAAGATGGCAAAGAGTTCCCGTGCCATAAAAGTGTCCTCTGTGCGAGACAAG AATACTTCCATAGTATGCTGAGCAGTTCATGGATTGAG GCTACAGCTTGTACTGCACTTCAGATGCCCACCACCTCAGACGTTCTGCTTGTCATTCTCGAGTATATTTACACAGACGATTGTCCCACCATTAAAG AGTCTACAAATGTGGTTTTTGTCTGCAACGTACTTGCTGTAGCAGATCAGCTGCTGATCACACGATTAAAGGAAATGTGCGAGGTTGTCATCACAGAGAATT TAACCCTGAAAAATGCAGCAGAGCTGCTGGAATTTGCCTCCATGTACAACGCAGAGCAACTTAAACTCTCCTGCTTCCAGTTCATTGTGCTGAACATGGCTGTGCTACTAGAGTCAAA AGCACTGGATTGTCTtagtgatgaagtgcttctgGAGCTTTCTACAGCCTACAAGGGGATG ATCCCAGCAATGCGTAGGAGAATTGTCACTCCATATCCTGATGCCCCAGATCTGAGGACGTACGAAGATGAGGATTTTGACTTTGCCTTCAGCTCGAAACTAGAATCTGAACTGGACCAATCCAGCAG GGAAGTACTATTAAAGAAAGCCAAGATGAAGGCCAAAAAGAAACCAAGGCGACGCTCTGACAGCTCAGGAGGTTACACTCTGTCTGATATTATTCAAAGCCCCCCTGCTACAG TTTCCCCATGCCTGGTGAAGGCACGAAAAGGCACCTCCACAGAGTCACTGCAGGAGCTGCTCACGTCAGACTCTGAGGGGAGCTGCATGGGCCTGGGTAGCCCCAGAGATGTGCAGTCACCAGTATTTCATGACAGAGCTGTG GAGGAGAGGGTCTTGTGTCCGAGGATGAAGACTCCACCCGGTACATTAACAAGGGAAGGCCACCCACCTCCCCCTAGCTCTGGTCCAAAAGATATTCCAAAGACCCTTCATGG ACCTTCCCATCCACCTCCAGTCTTAGATCTTAGAACCATCATGGACATGGAAGCTAACTCTGTCAAGACCCTTAAAGCAGCTCCTAAAAGCCTCGCAAG TGTCACTACCCTCTGCAAATATTCTCCTGGTTCTACAAAATTGTCCCAAAAGCAAAGGAAGATGTTGTCCTTGGCCAATAAAGAGACCACTGTGGAGTCCACGGCATCTAAACCAACCATCACGCCTTGCAAGAACAGTAGTGGGAAGACCTG GGCAACATCCCTCCAATCCCAACCCTCACCTTGCTCATTTCGGGCACTGctcgaggaggaggagaacatACTCATCAGAGCGGGGCAGCCTGGAACTCACAGGGGTCAAAGTACTCAAGCGTTCCCTGTCAGTGTCACACCTGTTAGTAGGAGAGTGGCGTTCAAATCCACTGACAGCAGTGAGGTGGAGAAACCTGG GCCTTGGGTGAAGGCAGCAGTCGGTagcccacccctcccctccctggtGACCTTTGCCTCCATCGTagaggaggagcagcagcaggaagcGGCACTAATCCGCAGCCGAGAGAAACCACTGGCACTCATCCAG ATTGAAGAGCGGGCTATTCAAGACCTTCTGTTCCATTACAAGGCTTATGACAACCCTGATGAGCTGATCTTGGTGGAGAGGGCCTCCCCGTGCCCCATGGCAGCCCCAATATGGAACAAACACTGA